The genomic DNA GCGACCTGTCGGCGCTGGTGGCCGAGGTGGTGTCGCGCATCGAGGACGACGCGCGCATGGCGGGCGTGGAGCTGCACTCCTTCCTGGAGCCCCGCCTGGTGGGCCGCTTCGATCGGCTGCGCATCGAGCAGATCCTCGTCAATCTGCTGTTCAATGCCTTGCGCCATGGCGGGGGGCGTCCGGTGGAGGTGCTGCTCGAGCGCATGCCCCGGGGTGCTCGGCTGGTGGTGCGCGACGAGGGACCGGGCGTGCCCGAGGCCGATCGGGAGCGCATCTTCGCGCGCTTCGAGCAGATCCAGGGGACGGCGCGGGCGGGGGGCCTGGGCCTGGGCCTCTTCATCGTCCGCCAGTGCGTCGAGGGACACCGGGGCCGGGTGCACGTGGAGCCAGGGCCCGGGGGCCGCGGCGCGGCGTTCGTCGTCGAACTGCCTCTGTAGCGCCTCCACCTTCGCCAACCCGCACCTTTCGTGTCAGAAGTCCAGCGGGACTGGAAAGTCCAGGTGGCACTGCCTGTCGAGTGGCGTGCGTTCAGCCGTCCTCGCGAGTGGGTGGGTTGCTTTCGTGGCCCGGGCGGGTTTCTGATCCGGGGTGCAGTGCTGGTCGTCTTTCTCCCGCCCCAACAGGAGGCAGCAACGCATGCAGCTCAACATCACCTTTCGCCAGTTCGGTTCCTCCGATGCCCTCAAGGAGTACGCGAAAGAGAAGGTCGAGCGGGTGAACAAGTACCTGGATCGCGCTGGGGATGCGCACGTGGTGTTGTCGCTCGAGCGGCACCTGCACCACGCGGACATCACCATCCACTCGGGCGCGTGGGTGCTACGGGGCCGAGAGAAGAGCGCGGACATGTACGCGTCCATCGACCTCGCCATGGACAAGATCGAGTCCCAGCTGCGCAAGTACAAGGAGAAGATCAAGAACCACCACGGACGCGAGCGGATCCACCACCGCCAGGAGTTGGTGAACAACTTCAAGGTCCGCCACAAGGTCTTCGAGCTGCCCGAGGAGCTGCGTGACGAGGCCGCCGAGGCACCCGCCGAGGCCCCCTCGGCGAGCGCTCCCGCCACGGCCGCCGCGCCCGCGACGCGCATCGTGCGCACCTCGGAAATCACCGTGAAGCCCATGCCGGTGGACGAGGCGGTGATGCAGATGAACCTGATGAACCAGGACTTCTACGTCTTCCAGCACGCCACCACGCACGAGGTCTGCGTGGTGTACCGGCGCAAGGACGACGGGCAGTTCGGCCTCATCGGCGTGCACTCGCCGCCGACGACTCCCAGCCAGGGCTAGGACGGGGCATCAAGGACTGACGCGCGCCTGCTCCCGGCGGGGCGCGTCCAGCCCGTGACCGAAGTGCAGCCGGCTGAGTCCCACGGGCAGCCGGCCCGGAGTCCCAATCTCCCCGAAGAGGGCCGCCGCGGCGGCCTCGGTGGCGGCGGGTTGGTAGGAGTACACGGCGAGCACCGCCCGCGCCTCGTCCGCCTGCTCGGCGAGGTAGGGCAGGCCCATGGACACCACCACCACGGGGCGTCCGGTGGAGGCCGCCAGGGTGACGAGCTCCAGCTGGTACGAGTTGATGAGCCCCACCACCACCACGTCCGAGCCGAGCGCCAGTTGCCGCGCGCGCCGCCGCAGTCCGGCGCGTTGGGAGCGCTCGGGCCAGGCGGGCACGTCGAGCACCCGAGCGCGGGGCGCGCGCGCGGCGATGGCCGCTCCGAGCGAGGCCTCGGCGGTGATGACGCCCACGCGGGACTGGGGCGTCAGGGGAATGTGCTGGCCCTGGGAGCGCAAGAGGGTGACGGCGGCGCGGGCGATGCGGTGGGCCACCTCCTCGTTCTGGACGGAGGGCGGAGTGGCCAGCCGCTCCTCGAGCGCGGGAGGCGGCGAGAAGAGGCCCCGGCGCTCCTTGGTGACGAGGATGTGGCGCACCGCCTCGTCCAGCCGGGCCGCGGGCAGCTCGCCCGAGCGGGCCGCCGCCATGAGCGCCTCGTGGACCTCCGTCTTCTTCTCCGCCCGCCAGGGCACGAGCACCATGTCCGCGCCCGCCCTCACCGCCAGCACCGCCGCCTGCCCCACCCCGTAGCGCCGGGCGATGGCGTCCATCTCCAGCTCGTCGGTGAGCACCAGCCCGTCGAAGCCGAGCCGTTCGCGCAGGAGCCCTCCGAGCAGCTGGGGGTGGAGCGTGGCGGGGACGTCATCGCCGGTGAGGCCGGGCACGGCC from Melittangium boletus DSM 14713 includes the following:
- the nagZ gene encoding beta-N-acetylhexosaminidase, whose product is MTERPPPPPSRVEALLGGMSLEDKVGQVMMVGFGGTEVDGGVEQLVRGRRVGGVCLFKRNISDGEQVARLNADLRALFAGGVPPFLTLDQEGGNVVRVKDGVVVLPGNMALGATRSPELAYAAGLAQGQDLRRLGFNMNLAPVLDVNLNPRNPVIGSRSYGDSVALVSELGRAFVRGQQDAGLVTVAKHFPGHGATDADSHTELPVMRATREEVLAQMEPFRDVIHEGLDGLMTAHVAVPGLTGDDVPATLHPQLLGGLLRERLGFDGLVLTDELEMDAIARRYGVGQAAVLAVRAGADMVLVPWRAEKKTEVHEALMAAARSGELPAARLDEAVRHILVTKERRGLFSPPPALEERLATPPSVQNEEVAHRIARAAVTLLRSQGQHIPLTPQSRVGVITAEASLGAAIAARAPRARVLDVPAWPERSQRAGLRRRARQLALGSDVVVVGLINSYQLELVTLAASTGRPVVVVSMGLPYLAEQADEARAVLAVYSYQPAATEAAAAALFGEIGTPGRLPVGLSRLHFGHGLDAPRREQARVSP
- the hpf gene encoding ribosome hibernation-promoting factor, HPF/YfiA family; translation: MQLNITFRQFGSSDALKEYAKEKVERVNKYLDRAGDAHVVLSLERHLHHADITIHSGAWVLRGREKSADMYASIDLAMDKIESQLRKYKEKIKNHHGRERIHHRQELVNNFKVRHKVFELPEELRDEAAEAPAEAPSASAPATAAAPATRIVRTSEITVKPMPVDEAVMQMNLMNQDFYVFQHATTHEVCVVYRRKDDGQFGLIGVHSPPTTPSQG